The genome window GTCTAGTTAATGGATCAACAACATTTGTTCTTAAAGGTACTGTTTCAGTTGCACGTTTAACACCATCAATTATTCCTTCTTGTAGGTTTTCCACATCAACTTTTCCTAATTTAACAAAAATTATTGGAAGTCCTGTGTCCTGACACATAGGTATACTTTTTTCTTCAGCAATTGCTATATTATCTAAAATAGATTTAATGTTAAGTTTAGCAATATCACTTTCTTCATTATCATATGCATTCTTTAATGCTTCTTTTATATCATCAGGTAAAACTATAGCAGCTTCTTTATATATTTGACATACTGCATCTGCAACTTGTTCTTGAGTAATCATATTTTACATCCTTAAAAAAATATTTTTTTAGTTATTTCTTATAAAGAAATATGTTAAAACTAAGTATTAAATTTATATAGATAAAGAAGTTGTATTAATAGAAAATAATTTTATAAAAAAAATGTAATTTAAAAAAAAAGAAGATGAAAAGAGGATAATTATATTAACTATATAATTATTCAAGTAAACCTAATTCTTTACTTTGTTGATCTACAAATTCTTGAATTGCATTTACGTGTTTTTCATCTAAGTGTCTGAAACGTTTTTGAACTTTTAAGTATTCAATAACTGGTTTTTTCTCAGATGGTTTTACAGTAATATTTAATTTACCATCCTCTATTTCATAAAGTATCCAAGAATGTGTATCTACTGCTAATTTACCTAATTTAATTGTTTTTTCAGGTGCATAACCCCATCCAGTTGCACATGGTTGTAACACGTGAATATAAGCAGGACCTTTGATTTCTGAAGCTTTTTTAACTTTAGCCATTAAATCTTGTGGATGAGCAATACTTGCTGTTGCTACATATGGAATTCCATGTGCAGCCATAATCATTGCCATGTTTTTCTTAGGTTTATCTTCACCATAACTTACTTTACCTGCAGGAGAAGTTGTTGTTGATGCACCAAATGGTGTTGAACTACTTCTTTGAATACCAGTATTCATGTATGCTTCATTATCATAACATATATAAATTATGTTTTGTTGTCTTTCCATTGCTCCAGATAATGATTGTAAACCTATATCAGTTGTACCACCATCTCCACCAAATACAACAATATTAGTATCTTCTTTTCCTTGTGCTTTAAGTGCTTCTTCTACTCCACTTGCTACTGCTGCAGCATTTTCAAATGCTACATGTATCCATGGTATTTCCCAAGCAGTTTCTGGATAAGGTGAGGTTACTACTTCAAGACATCCAGTTGCAGATACTGCTACAGTATTTGCTCCTAATGCTTTTAAAGCTAATCTTACAGCTATTGTAGCTCCACATCCAGAACATGCTCTGTGTCCTGGTGCTAAGTATTCTTTTTCATCAATGCCATCCATCTTAATCTACTCCTTTAATCCTATCCATTCTACTTTACCAGAAGGATTTTCAGTTTTTTCAATTATTTCTTCAATTTCAGCTGGAGTTATGTCACGTCCACCTAAACCAATGATAAATCCATGTGTTTCATTATCTAATGCAGCAGCTACTTCTAAGTATAATGCTCCACCAGCACTAAATGATACATTTTTATCAATTACAGCGAGTTTTGCATCTTTAACTGCAGCTTCTATAGCTTCTTTAGGGAATGGTCTAAATGATCTTACTCTTACTAATCCTACTTTTTTACCTTGTTCTCTTTGTTCGTCAATTACATCTTTAATTGTTCCACAAATTGAACCCATAGCTAGTAAGATTAAATCTGCATCTTCAGATTTGTATTCTTCTATTAAACCATAGTAACGACCAAATTTATCCCCAAATTCTTTACCTACTTCTTCAATTACAGATTTTGATTTTTCTAATGCTTTTTCTAAGTCATGTCTTAATTCATAGTAGTATTCAGGGTCTGCTAATGTACCAAGAGACATTGGGTCTTCAGGGTCTAAATAGAAGTGTGTTCTTTTAAATTTAGGTAAGAATTCATCAACTTCTTCTTGTGGAATTAAATCTACTGGATCTACTGTGTGTGTTAAGATAAATCCATCTACACATACCATTGTTGGTAGTGATACTTCGGGATTTTCAGCTATTTTGTATGCTTGTAATATTGTATCAAAAGCTTCTTGACCTGTTTCTGCATAAAGTTGTATCCATCCACCATCTCTTTCGGATATGGAATCTTGTTGGTCGTTCCATATATTGATTGGTGAAGATAATGCACGGTTTGCATCTGCCATTACTATTGGTAATCTCATACCTGCTGCTGCAAATACTGGTTCATGCATGTATGCTAAACCTTGACTTGATGTTGCAGTGAATACTCTTACACCTGCACCTGCTGCACCGATTGCTGCACTCATTGCACTGTGTTCAGATTCTACTCTTATATAATTTGCATCTAAGTCACCATCAGCAACATAATCTGCTAATCTTTCAGAAATTACTGTTTGTGGTGTAATTGGATATACTGGTATAACACTTGGTCTTGCACGTTTTACTGCTTCTGATATTGCTTCTGCAGATGATATAACTTTTACAACCATATTATTCCCTCTCCATTTCAATTGCTTTTACTGGACATTCTTCTGCACATATTCCACAACCTTTACAGTAGTCATAGTCAGGATCATATTCTAAATTAATACATCCATCTGGACAGAATAAATAACAGATACCACAATTTATACATTTATCTTTATCTGCAACTGGTTTGAATGTCCTCCAACTTCCAGTTTTATTTTTTCTAGTACTTCCAGGTTCTTTTACAGCTGCTCCTATTGATTCCATAATTTCACCTATTCTCCTTAATTTACTCATTTATATATTTATTATAGATGTATTCTGTAGCTTCAACATTTGATTTTGCTACTTTTCCTTTGAATGTATCATTAATTGTATTTACTAAGGAATCTATAGATACTACACCTGTTTTTGCAGATAAGTAACCTAACATTATTGTGTTTACAATGTTTCTTCCAATAATATCTAATGCTACTCCTGTTGCATCAACTGCATGAGTTTCTACATTTTTTTCTTCTGTGAAAGATAAACTTTCTCTTTCAGAGTTTATTAAAACTGAACCATCTTTTTGTAATCCTGATGATAAATTAACCACATTAGCTAATGTTTCATCTAATACTACCACATATTTTGGTTCGTATATCTGATATCTTCTTCTAATTGGTTTATCACTGATTCTTGCGAATGCAGTTACTGGTGCTCCTCTTCTTTCTACACCAAATGAGGGGAAAGCTTGTGTGTATTTACCTTCTTCAAATACTGCTTTAGCCAAAATTTCAGCTGCAGTTACAGCTCCTTGACCCCCACGTCCATGAAATCTTATTTCAATCATTGAGAATATCCTCCAAAATCATCTCATAAATTATTTTATAGTATGTGAATAAAAATAGTCACGTCTTAGATAAATGTTTGTATTATTAATAGTATTTTTCATCAAATATCTACACTATAATTAATCATATTAAATCATTATATTTTTTAATTATATTCTTTATTATATTTATAATTGTGGTATATGAAATTAGACAATTTGAAAAAAGAGATTAATTAATGAAAAAAATGCAAATATTTAAAAATACATATATATACTAAAAAAAATATGTTTAAAATAATAATGTGATAAATATGAAAATTCTAATAATAACAGGACTACTAGCTAAAGAGGTTATAGAGAAAAAAATAAGAA of Methanosphaera sp. WGK6 contains these proteins:
- the porB gene encoding pyruvate synthase subunit PorB — translated: MDGIDEKEYLAPGHRACSGCGATIAVRLALKALGANTVAVSATGCLEVVTSPYPETAWEIPWIHVAFENAAAVASGVEEALKAQGKEDTNIVVFGGDGGTTDIGLQSLSGAMERQQNIIYICYDNEAYMNTGIQRSSSTPFGASTTTSPAGKVSYGEDKPKKNMAMIMAAHGIPYVATASIAHPQDLMAKVKKASEIKGPAYIHVLQPCATGWGYAPEKTIKLGKLAVDTHSWILYEIEDGKLNITVKPSEKKPVIEYLKVQKRFRHLDEKHVNAIQEFVDQQSKELGLLE
- the porA gene encoding pyruvate synthase subunit PorA, producing MVVKVISSAEAISEAVKRARPSVIPVYPITPQTVISERLADYVADGDLDANYIRVESEHSAMSAAIGAAGAGVRVFTATSSQGLAYMHEPVFAAAGMRLPIVMADANRALSSPINIWNDQQDSISERDGGWIQLYAETGQEAFDTILQAYKIAENPEVSLPTMVCVDGFILTHTVDPVDLIPQEEVDEFLPKFKRTHFYLDPEDPMSLGTLADPEYYYELRHDLEKALEKSKSVIEEVGKEFGDKFGRYYGLIEEYKSEDADLILLAMGSICGTIKDVIDEQREQGKKVGLVRVRSFRPFPKEAIEAAVKDAKLAVIDKNVSFSAGGALYLEVAAALDNETHGFIIGLGGRDITPAEIEEIIEKTENPSGKVEWIGLKE
- the porD gene encoding pyruvate synthase subunit PorD yields the protein MESIGAAVKEPGSTRKNKTGSWRTFKPVADKDKCINCGICYLFCPDGCINLEYDPDYDYCKGCGICAEECPVKAIEMERE
- a CDS encoding pyruvate ferredoxin oxidoreductase subunit gamma, whose protein sequence is MIEIRFHGRGGQGAVTAAEILAKAVFEEGKYTQAFPSFGVERRGAPVTAFARISDKPIRRRYQIYEPKYVVVLDETLANVVNLSSGLQKDGSVLINSERESLSFTEEKNVETHAVDATGVALDIIGRNIVNTIMLGYLSAKTGVVSIDSLVNTINDTFKGKVAKSNVEATEYIYNKYINE